In Poecilia reticulata strain Guanapo linkage group LG1, Guppy_female_1.0+MT, whole genome shotgun sequence, one genomic interval encodes:
- the adra2c gene encoding alpha-2C adrenergic receptor, whose translation MEICAQVSIRFSLEHLLFLKSHTEERMDYLNSSTLENETEVGNISSNSTSEQPYTQLAIWGLAGLVSFLILFTIVGNVLVVIAVLTSRALKPPQNLFLVSLASADILVATLVMPFSLANELMGYWFFGKIWCDIYLALDVLFCTSSIVHLCAISLDRYWSVTQAVEYNLKRTPKRVKGMIIVVWLISAVISFPPLISMDRSSNERKPVCQLNDVTWYILYSSIGSFFAPCVIMILVYIRIYQVAKTRTRTMSEKKRNVDSPLENGMDQAEPGMGGSIKSTQGGSTKERERENGHCQEQTITSPQSNEPKHPLNNHEDEFDDSSSSDEKPKKCIGSSKQTLNNRKDRKSSRKSSSASKYSSRKSRSSSKSLELFSSRRKRRSTVNRKKISAAREKRFTFVLAVVMGVFVVCWFPFFFSYSLYGICRDPCKVPDVLFKFFFWIGYCNSSLNPVIYTIFNQDFRRAFQKILCNSWKRSF comes from the coding sequence ATGGAAATATGCGCTCAAGTCTCAATAAGGTTTTCTCTcgaacatttactttttttaaagtcgCACACTGAGGAAAGGATGGATTACTTGAATTCTTCCACCCTAGAAAATGAGACAGAGGTGGGAAATATCTCCTCTAATTCCACATCTGAACAGCCGTACACCCAGCTCGCAATCTGGGGTCTGGCTGGACTGGTCAGctttctcattttgtttacaATAGTCGGCAATGTCCTGGTTGTCATTGCAGTTCTAACCAGCAGAGCTCTCAAGCCACCCCAGAACCTCTTCTTGGTCTCCTTGGCCAGTGCAGACATACTGGTAGCCACTCTGGTCATGCCCTTCTCTCTGGCAAATGAACTTATGGGCTACTGGTTTTTTGGCAAAATTTGGTGTGACATCTACCTGGctctggatgttttgttttgcacctCTTCCATCGTTCACCTCTGTGCCATCAGTCTGGACAGATACTGGTCGGTGACACAGGCTGTCGAGTACAACTTAAAGAGAACACCTAAACGAGTTAAAGGTATGATCATAGTGGTGTGGTTGATCTCAGCTGTAATCTCCTTCCCGCCGCTGATTTCGATGGACAGGAGCAGCAACGAAAGGAAACCCGTGTGTCAGCTGAACGACGTGACCTGGTACATTCTCTACTCTAGCATTGGATCCTTCTTTGCCCCGTGTGTTATAATGATCTTGGTCTACATTCGAATCTATCAAGTGGCAAAAACCAGGACCAGGACAATGTCGGAAAAGAAGAGGAATGTGGATTCCCCTCTGGAAAATGGGATGGACCAAGCTGAGCCAGGCATGGGAGGGTCCATCAAGTCCACCCAGGGAGGGAGCACGAAGGAGCGAGAACGTGAGAACGGGCACTGCCAAGAGCAAACCATCACATCCCCTCAGTCAAACGAGCCAAAACATCCATTAAATAATCATGAAGACGAGTTTGACGATAGCAGCTCATCGGACGAGAAACCAAAAAAGTGCATTGGTTCTTCCAAACAAACcctaaacaacagaaaagacagaaagtCCAGCAGGAAGAGCAGCTCTGCCTCCAAGTACTCCAGCAGGAAGTCGCGTTCCAGCTCAAAGTCCCTGGAGCTGTTCTCCTCCCGACGGAAACGTCGGAGCACCGTCAACCGAAAGAAAATCTCTGCCGCCCGGGAGAAGCGCTTCACGTTTGTCCTCGCTGTGGTCATGGGCGTTTTTGTTGTGTGCTGGttccctttcttcttctcctacAGCCTGTATGGAATCTGCCGCGACCCGTGCAAGGTCCCAGACGTGCTGTTTAAGTTCTTCTTCTGGATCGGCTACTGTAACAGCTCCCTCAACCCGGTCATCTATACCATCTTCAATCAGGACTTTCGCAGAGCCTTTCAGAAGATTCTCTGTAACTCATGGAAACGCTCTTTTTGA